The following coding sequences lie in one Paraburkholderia largidicola genomic window:
- a CDS encoding cysteine dioxygenase, whose translation MAIHKLRQFVGEIAALVDADTAEPELLERGGQALRELVHTDDWLPDTYAQPSTERYQQYLLYADVQQRFSVVSFVWGPGQQTPIHDHTVWGLIGVLRGAELAAPFSRDNDGTLRQTGDEIRLEKGTVEAVSPAIGDIHRVRNAYDDRVSVSIHVYGANIGAVLRSTYAPEGLARPFISGYSNETIPNLWDLSKERRQS comes from the coding sequence ATGGCGATTCACAAACTGCGTCAATTCGTCGGTGAGATCGCGGCGCTCGTCGATGCTGATACCGCGGAACCCGAACTGCTCGAACGTGGCGGGCAAGCATTGCGCGAACTGGTCCATACGGATGACTGGCTGCCCGATACCTACGCACAACCGTCCACCGAGCGCTATCAGCAGTACCTGTTGTATGCCGACGTGCAGCAACGCTTCTCGGTTGTCAGCTTCGTCTGGGGGCCCGGACAACAGACGCCGATCCACGATCACACGGTGTGGGGCTTGATCGGCGTGCTGCGCGGCGCGGAACTCGCCGCCCCTTTTTCCCGCGACAACGACGGCACACTGCGCCAGACCGGCGACGAAATACGCCTCGAAAAAGGCACTGTCGAGGCGGTCTCGCCGGCAATCGGCGATATTCACCGCGTGCGCAATGCGTATGATGATCGCGTGTCCGTCAGCATTCACGTCTATGGCGCGAATATCGGCGCGGTGCTGCGCTCGACCTACGCGCCCGAGGGCCTGGCCAGGCCTTTCATCTCCGGCTATTCGAACGAAACCATCCCGAACCTGTGGGACCTCAGCAAGGAACGTCGTCAGTCATGA